From a single Sinomonas atrocyanea genomic region:
- a CDS encoding acetate/propionate family kinase, with amino-acid sequence MLVLVINSGSSSLKYQLRDVGEADGGREPEPAVLAEGLIERIGFDGGPADHAEALGQVDAELHRVLGDRTVDAVGHRVVHGGERFSEPVLVNNEITRAIERLNPLAPLHNPANVLGLRAIASKWPEMPQVAVFDTAYHRTIPEHAWRYAVPNWLYTHHGIRRYGFHGTSHQYVAGRAAELLGIAPEEFDGVVLHLGNGVSATAVQGGESIDTSMGFTPLEGLVMGTRSGDLDPSILVFLARQGHGADEIDDLLNRESGLKALAGSNDMRTVVEAAESGDRRAQVALDVASYRLAKYIGGYHVAVGGAKAIVFTAGIGENSAAFRARVAARLGALGVLLDEGLNAVRSKEPRTVSSPDSAIQLLVVPTDEERAIAEATAAVVRAAVPR; translated from the coding sequence GTGCTCGTCCTCGTCATCAACTCCGGCTCGTCCTCCCTGAAGTACCAGCTCCGCGACGTCGGGGAGGCCGACGGCGGCCGGGAGCCGGAGCCCGCGGTCCTCGCCGAGGGGCTGATCGAGCGGATCGGGTTCGACGGCGGTCCTGCGGACCATGCCGAGGCGCTCGGCCAGGTCGATGCCGAGCTGCACCGCGTGCTCGGCGACCGCACGGTCGACGCCGTGGGGCACCGCGTGGTCCACGGGGGCGAGCGGTTCTCGGAGCCGGTCCTCGTGAACAACGAGATCACCCGCGCCATCGAGCGGCTCAATCCGCTCGCACCGCTCCACAACCCCGCCAACGTGCTGGGCCTGCGCGCCATCGCCTCCAAGTGGCCCGAGATGCCGCAGGTGGCCGTCTTCGACACGGCCTACCACCGCACCATCCCCGAGCACGCATGGCGCTACGCCGTGCCCAACTGGCTGTACACGCACCATGGGATCCGCCGCTACGGCTTCCACGGCACCTCGCACCAGTACGTCGCCGGGCGTGCGGCCGAGCTCCTGGGGATCGCCCCGGAGGAGTTCGACGGCGTGGTGCTCCACCTCGGCAACGGCGTGTCCGCCACAGCCGTGCAGGGCGGGGAGAGCATCGACACGTCCATGGGGTTCACCCCGCTCGAGGGCCTCGTCATGGGCACGCGCTCCGGCGACCTCGACCCCTCGATCCTCGTGTTCCTCGCCCGGCAGGGCCACGGTGCGGACGAGATCGACGACCTCCTCAACCGCGAGTCCGGACTCAAGGCGCTCGCGGGCTCGAACGACATGCGCACCGTCGTGGAGGCCGCCGAGAGCGGGGACCGGCGCGCGCAGGTGGCCCTCGACGTGGCGTCGTACCGGCTCGCGAAGTACATCGGCGGCTACCACGTCGCGGTCGGCGGGGCGAAGGCCATCGTGTTCACCGCCGGGATCGGGGAGAACTCCGCCGCGTTCCGGGCCCGCGTGGCCGCCCGCCTCGGCGCCCTCGGCGTGCTGCTCGACGAGGGCCTCAACGCCGTCCGCTCGAAGGAGCCCCGGACGGTCTCGTCCCCCGATTCCGCCATCCAGCTGCTGGTGGTTCCCACCGACGAGGAGAGGGCGATCGCGGAGGCGACGGCCGCCGTCGTCCGCGCCGCCGTGCCCCGCTAG
- the pta gene encoding phosphate acetyltransferase, which translates to MSRGIYVSATTPGSGKSLIALGVAEALHARTGSIGFFKPVAMAEQPDDDPMVALMRSRFGLDPAVCRGGLSAREVRRLLAEGQREEIDARCVEVFAEIASRVDIVIVEGTDLTGQDSAVEFALNARLSNDLGCPMLAVVSGRDRTPEEIADAVDVARKELYAARCSLLVMMVNRAEPEAMDAIRAAIRPGVSHRPVYVLPELAEISRPTTGEVSGALALRQIAGSADMEREVSGVKVAAMSVANFIGALENGDLVIVPGDRADVMVGALASTFSPEFPVPAAMILTGGLAPDAHILPLLAQAPFPVFAYEGDTYRAARAVSEVRSEIWTGHRRKVASALGAWARHVDDDELVERLNLPRPDTMTPLRFLHELIGRARAQRTRIVLPEGTDVRILRAADILHRRDVCDLTLLGNESQVREIAAANGVPLEGIDVVDPASSPLRERFAEEYARLRAHRGVDLAKALEVMLDVSYFGTMMVQLGIKDGMVSGAAHTTAHTIRPALEFVKTKPGVKIVSSVFLMLMADRVLVYGDCAVNPEPNEEQLADIALASAETAAEFGVEPRVAMLSYSTGLSGSGEAVDKVRRATELVRGHRPDLAVEGPIQYDAAVDASIAASKLPGSDVAGQATVFIFPDLNTGNNTYKAVQQSSGAVAVGPVLQGLRKPVNDLSRGCTVEDIVNTVAITAIQAQSVRAAAQPAAQAV; encoded by the coding sequence ATGTCACGAGGCATCTACGTCAGCGCCACCACCCCGGGCTCGGGGAAGTCGCTCATCGCCCTCGGGGTGGCCGAGGCCCTCCACGCGCGCACGGGGAGCATCGGATTCTTCAAGCCGGTGGCGATGGCCGAGCAGCCGGACGACGACCCCATGGTGGCCCTCATGCGCTCGCGGTTCGGCCTCGACCCGGCGGTGTGCCGCGGCGGGCTCTCCGCCCGCGAGGTCCGTCGGCTCCTCGCCGAGGGCCAGCGCGAGGAGATCGACGCGCGCTGCGTCGAGGTCTTTGCGGAGATCGCCTCCCGTGTGGACATCGTGATCGTCGAGGGCACCGACCTGACCGGGCAGGACTCGGCTGTCGAGTTCGCCCTCAACGCCCGCCTCTCCAATGACCTCGGCTGCCCCATGCTCGCCGTCGTGAGCGGCCGGGACCGCACCCCGGAGGAGATCGCCGACGCCGTCGACGTGGCGCGCAAGGAGCTGTATGCCGCCCGCTGCAGCCTCCTCGTGATGATGGTCAACCGCGCCGAGCCCGAGGCGATGGACGCGATCAGGGCCGCCATCCGGCCCGGGGTCTCCCACCGGCCGGTGTACGTGCTGCCCGAGCTCGCTGAGATCTCCCGGCCCACCACCGGGGAAGTCTCGGGGGCGCTCGCGCTGCGGCAGATCGCCGGGAGCGCGGACATGGAGCGTGAGGTCAGCGGCGTGAAGGTCGCGGCCATGAGCGTGGCGAACTTCATCGGCGCGCTCGAGAACGGCGACCTGGTGATCGTCCCCGGCGACCGCGCCGACGTCATGGTCGGTGCCCTCGCCTCGACGTTCTCCCCCGAGTTCCCCGTGCCGGCGGCGATGATCCTCACCGGCGGCCTCGCACCGGATGCGCACATCCTGCCGCTGCTCGCGCAGGCCCCCTTCCCGGTCTTCGCCTACGAGGGCGACACCTACCGCGCCGCCCGCGCCGTCTCCGAGGTCCGCAGCGAGATCTGGACAGGCCACCGCCGCAAGGTCGCCTCCGCCCTGGGGGCGTGGGCCCGGCACGTGGACGACGACGAGCTCGTCGAGCGGCTCAACCTGCCCCGCCCCGACACGATGACGCCCCTGCGCTTCCTGCACGAGCTCATCGGCCGGGCGCGCGCGCAGCGCACGCGGATCGTGCTGCCCGAGGGCACGGACGTGCGCATCCTGCGGGCGGCGGACATCCTCCACCGCCGCGACGTGTGCGACCTGACGCTCCTGGGCAACGAGAGCCAGGTCCGGGAGATCGCGGCCGCCAACGGCGTCCCGCTCGAGGGCATCGACGTGGTGGACCCGGCCTCGTCGCCGCTGCGCGAGCGGTTCGCCGAGGAGTACGCCCGGCTGCGCGCCCACCGCGGCGTCGACCTCGCCAAGGCCCTCGAGGTCATGCTCGATGTGAGCTACTTCGGCACCATGATGGTCCAGCTCGGGATCAAGGACGGCATGGTCTCCGGCGCCGCGCACACGACAGCCCACACCATCCGGCCGGCGCTGGAATTCGTCAAGACCAAGCCCGGCGTCAAGATCGTCTCCTCGGTGTTCCTCATGCTCATGGCGGACCGCGTGCTCGTCTACGGGGACTGCGCCGTGAACCCGGAGCCGAACGAGGAGCAGCTCGCGGACATCGCGCTGGCGTCGGCGGAGACGGCCGCCGAGTTCGGCGTCGAGCCGAGGGTTGCGATGCTCTCCTACTCGACCGGGCTCTCGGGGTCGGGGGAGGCCGTGGACAAGGTCCGCCGCGCCACCGAGCTGGTCCGCGGCCACCGCCCGGACCTGGCCGTGGAGGGGCCCATCCAGTACGACGCCGCCGTGGACGCCTCCATCGCGGCCTCGAAGCTGCCCGGGTCCGACGTCGCCGGGCAGGCGACCGTGTTCATCTTCCCGGACCTGAACACGGGCAACAACACCTACAAGGCGGTCCAGCAGTCCTCCGGGGCCGTCGCCGTCGGCCCCGTCCTGCAGGGGCTGCGCAAGCCGGTCAACGACCTCTCCCGCGGCTGCACCGTCGAGGACATCGTCAACACCGTCGCCATCACCGCCATCCAGGCCCAGAGCGTCCGCGCCGCCGCCCAGCCCGCCGCCCAGGCCGTCTAG